The Halobacterium litoreum genome includes a region encoding these proteins:
- a CDS encoding heavy-metal-associated domain-containing protein — protein sequence MSRTLSVDGMGCDGCEDIVENALNGVDGVTDAEADHEAGAATVEGDADREDLLRSVELAGYEAAVDGA from the coding sequence ATGTCGCGGACACTCTCCGTAGACGGCATGGGCTGTGACGGCTGCGAGGACATCGTGGAGAACGCCTTGAACGGCGTGGACGGGGTGACGGACGCCGAGGCCGACCACGAGGCGGGGGCGGCGACCGTGGAGGGCGACGCCGACCGGGAGGACCTCCTGCGGAGCGTCGAACTCGCGGGCTACGAGGCCGCGGTAGACGGCGCGTAA
- a CDS encoding winged helix-turn-helix transcriptional regulator, translating to MEDTERLPAWCPGEGWCSITATASLVGKKWHPVIIHRLLSEGALGFNALQEEVDGISSKVLSESLDDLEEKRIVSRTIVSEKPVRVEYALTDLGESLEPVVMSLAEWGEQHLDPVEEKASSVV from the coding sequence ATGGAAGACACCGAGCGGCTGCCCGCCTGGTGCCCCGGGGAGGGCTGGTGTTCGATTACCGCGACCGCCTCGCTCGTCGGGAAGAAGTGGCACCCGGTCATCATCCACCGCCTCCTCAGCGAGGGCGCACTCGGCTTCAACGCCCTCCAGGAGGAAGTCGACGGCATCTCCAGCAAGGTGCTCTCGGAGAGCCTCGACGACCTCGAGGAGAAGCGCATCGTCTCCCGCACCATCGTCAGCGAGAAGCCCGTGCGCGTCGAGTACGCGCTCACCGACCTCGGCGAATCACTCGAACCGGTCGTGATGTCGCTCGCCGAGTGGGGCGAACAGCACTTAGACCCCGTCGAAGAGAAAGCGTCGTCGGTCGTCTAG
- a CDS encoding DUF998 domain-containing protein, whose amino-acid sequence MTDSSVPRLARNAGVAAVAVSFAGILAAVATDPAFSWTGSALSDLGVAGDETALLFNYGLLAGGALGVPFAAWYWTAAETRAGRLAAGTFAVASVCMAGVGAFPSDTDLHAPVAIGFYVLGTVALALDASDAVLVGDARRALVWLWVALAHLLFWFAWLGLMAGTGIDGIAIPETAGALAVGAWVVTTTRRTRRRPR is encoded by the coding sequence GTGACCGACTCGTCAGTTCCCCGACTGGCCCGGAACGCCGGCGTCGCGGCCGTCGCCGTGTCGTTCGCGGGTATCCTCGCCGCCGTCGCCACCGACCCCGCGTTCTCGTGGACCGGGAGCGCGCTCTCCGACCTCGGGGTCGCCGGCGACGAGACCGCCCTCCTGTTCAACTACGGTCTGCTCGCCGGCGGCGCGCTCGGCGTGCCGTTCGCGGCGTGGTACTGGACCGCCGCCGAGACGCGCGCCGGCCGCCTCGCCGCCGGAACGTTCGCGGTCGCGTCGGTCTGCATGGCGGGCGTCGGCGCGTTCCCGAGCGATACCGACCTCCACGCGCCCGTCGCCATCGGTTTCTACGTACTGGGAACCGTGGCGCTCGCGCTGGACGCCAGCGACGCGGTGCTCGTCGGCGACGCGCGTCGCGCGCTCGTCTGGCTGTGGGTCGCGCTCGCCCACCTCCTGTTCTGGTTCGCGTGGCTCGGACTGATGGCGGGCACGGGAATCGACGGTATCGCGATTCCGGAGACGGCGGGCGCGCTCGCGGTCGGCGCGTGGGTCGTCACGACGACTCGCCGAACGCGCCGGCGGCCTCGTTGA
- a CDS encoding potassium channel family protein yields the protein MNRQQRRGIAYVVLLVAVALTFTVLYKFGMAAFEGYHVSYVQSFHFVIETLTTTGYGEFAEWETTVMLLFVDLMQVTGVFLLFLTLPMFVVPWVEERLEIEPPTAVDLEDHVVICGFGERGKTLASEFDAQGVDYVIVDADRDDALALHEDGHPVVHGDPESTQTLERADVADARAVVLDENDELNATIALTVDELAPGVQTVCFVEDPSLADYLRYAGADRVLSPRQILGRSLAQKVTAAVTPQLGDAVEVGEDFEIVEMPIQHDSEIEGVSLESSGIRERTGVNVIGAWFAGEFVGSPDPDRALDRNTILLVAGREAQLESLKRITLAEGRSRRTERVIVAGYGEVGTAVREVLDSEDIDTTVVDERDLPGVDVVGDVTEEGTLSQAGIGDASALILALGDDTATVFSTLVAREASEDVEIICRANDTESVPKLYAAGADYVLSLSTVAGRMLAQSILGEDVMALDKQIDIVRTQAPNFEGQTLAEADIRHRTGVTVIAVERDGTVVSELDADFRIQPTDALVVAGADEDIAAFNEAAGAFGESS from the coding sequence ATGAATCGACAGCAGCGGCGTGGAATCGCCTACGTCGTTCTCCTCGTCGCCGTCGCGCTGACGTTCACGGTCCTCTACAAGTTCGGGATGGCGGCCTTCGAGGGGTACCACGTGAGTTACGTGCAGTCGTTTCACTTCGTCATCGAGACGCTGACCACCACGGGGTACGGCGAGTTCGCGGAGTGGGAGACCACCGTCATGTTGCTGTTCGTCGACCTGATGCAGGTCACGGGCGTGTTCCTGTTGTTCCTCACACTCCCGATGTTCGTGGTTCCGTGGGTCGAGGAACGCCTCGAAATCGAACCGCCGACGGCCGTCGACCTCGAGGACCACGTCGTCATCTGTGGGTTCGGCGAGCGCGGCAAGACGCTCGCGTCCGAGTTCGACGCGCAGGGCGTCGACTACGTCATCGTCGACGCCGACCGGGACGACGCGCTCGCGCTCCACGAGGACGGCCACCCCGTGGTACACGGCGACCCGGAGTCGACGCAGACGCTCGAACGCGCCGACGTCGCCGACGCGCGCGCCGTGGTGCTGGACGAGAACGACGAACTGAACGCCACCATCGCGCTCACCGTCGACGAACTCGCGCCCGGCGTGCAGACGGTCTGTTTCGTGGAAGACCCGTCGCTGGCGGACTACCTCCGGTACGCGGGCGCCGACCGCGTGCTCAGCCCCCGACAGATTCTCGGGCGGAGTCTCGCCCAGAAGGTCACCGCCGCGGTCACGCCCCAGCTCGGAGACGCCGTGGAGGTCGGCGAGGACTTCGAAATCGTGGAGATGCCGATTCAACACGACAGCGAAATCGAGGGCGTGAGCCTCGAATCCTCGGGCATCCGGGAGCGCACGGGCGTGAACGTCATCGGCGCGTGGTTCGCCGGGGAGTTCGTCGGGTCGCCGGACCCGGACCGCGCGCTCGACCGGAACACCATCCTCCTGGTGGCGGGCCGGGAAGCCCAACTGGAGTCGCTGAAACGGATTACGCTCGCCGAGGGCCGGAGTCGGCGGACGGAACGCGTCATCGTCGCGGGGTACGGCGAAGTCGGGACGGCGGTGCGGGAAGTGCTCGACAGCGAGGACATCGACACGACCGTCGTGGACGAACGGGACCTCCCGGGCGTCGACGTGGTCGGAGACGTGACCGAGGAGGGGACGCTCTCGCAGGCGGGCATCGGGGACGCGAGCGCGCTCATCCTCGCGCTCGGCGACGACACGGCGACCGTGTTCTCGACGCTCGTCGCGCGCGAAGCGAGCGAGGACGTCGAGATAATCTGTCGCGCGAACGACACGGAGAGCGTGCCGAAGCTGTACGCGGCGGGCGCCGACTACGTGCTCTCGCTGTCGACTGTCGCGGGCCGGATGCTCGCGCAGTCGATTCTCGGCGAGGACGTGATGGCCCTCGACAAGCAGATAGACATCGTGCGGACGCAGGCCCCGAACTTCGAGGGACAGACGCTCGCGGAAGCGGACATCCGACACCGCACCGGCGTCACCGTCATCGCGGTGGAGCGCGACGGCACGGTCGTCTCGGAACTCGACGCCGACTTCCGCATCCAACCGACGGACGCGCTCGTCGTCGCGGGCGCGGACGAGGACATCGCGGCGTTCAACGAGGCCGCCGGCGCGTTCGGCGAGTCGTCGTGA
- a CDS encoding GIY-YIG nuclease family protein, whose amino-acid sequence MEPGTYTLLVSLPEAATIEFGAAGPRDLEPGWYAYTGSAFGAGGLKRVTRHRELAAGERDARHWHADYLLGHDGSALEAVYVTEREDAECETARALSDAASAVSGLGASDCDCPSHLAFASERTLLESSLVARHDRALD is encoded by the coding sequence ATGGAACCGGGCACGTACACGCTCCTCGTTTCTCTCCCCGAGGCCGCCACAATCGAGTTCGGCGCGGCAGGCCCCCGCGACCTCGAACCCGGCTGGTACGCGTACACCGGCTCCGCGTTCGGCGCGGGCGGCCTGAAACGCGTGACGCGCCACCGCGAACTCGCGGCGGGCGAGCGCGACGCCCGGCACTGGCACGCCGACTACCTGCTCGGACACGACGGGAGCGCACTCGAAGCCGTCTACGTCACCGAACGCGAGGACGCGGAGTGCGAGACGGCGCGGGCTCTGAGCGACGCCGCGAGTGCGGTCTCGGGGCTCGGCGCGTCCGACTGCGACTGCCCGAGTCACCTCGCGTTCGCGTCGGAGCGAACGCTCCTCGAATCTTCCCTCGTGGCCCGTCACGACCGCGCGCTGGACTGA
- a CDS encoding DUF4149 domain-containing protein has product MTVVDFAVDLALGAWLGSVVFFSFVAAPALFDELGKDRAGDAVNVVFPRYYAFGLGAGLLALASWAVGTLALDAPEPPLVAVGAVVAAVGANAYARFVLIPKMEAAGSDAFARYHKQSIVLNLVALVGVGVALGATNL; this is encoded by the coding sequence GTGACAGTCGTCGACTTCGCCGTGGACCTCGCACTCGGCGCGTGGCTGGGGAGTGTCGTGTTCTTCTCGTTCGTCGCCGCGCCCGCGCTGTTCGACGAACTCGGGAAAGACCGCGCCGGTGACGCCGTGAACGTCGTGTTCCCGAGGTACTACGCGTTCGGCCTCGGCGCCGGCCTCCTCGCGCTCGCGTCGTGGGCCGTCGGCACCCTCGCGCTCGACGCGCCGGAACCGCCGCTGGTCGCCGTCGGTGCGGTGGTCGCCGCGGTCGGCGCGAACGCGTACGCCCGCTTCGTCCTGATTCCGAAGATGGAGGCCGCCGGGTCCGACGCGTTCGCCCGATACCACAAGCAGTCTATCGTTCTGAATCTCGTCGCGCTCGTCGGCGTCGGCGTCGCACTCGGCGCCACCAACCTCTGA
- a CDS encoding RAD55 family ATPase — MTYNVDGVLPDSLVTELDPGTNLLLSGPPMSGKRRVLLELLARGEADSEGSVVVTSRDPATEVAEEYEDVLGGESRFLRLVDCVSSQSGSATGGDRVRYVSSPSDLTGMGIEFSEVAQNAGDAGVSGLRVGFDSLSPLLMYVDLQRLFRFLHVFTSQIQSQNWLGVFSVDPESHDDQTINTISQLFDGVLELRLTDDGDREARVRGVTASPTGWVALS, encoded by the coding sequence ATGACCTACAACGTCGACGGAGTGTTGCCGGATTCGCTCGTGACGGAGCTCGACCCGGGGACGAACCTCCTGTTGAGCGGGCCGCCGATGTCCGGAAAGCGACGCGTTCTGCTCGAGTTGCTCGCTCGCGGCGAGGCCGACAGCGAGGGCTCGGTCGTCGTCACGTCCCGCGACCCGGCGACCGAAGTCGCCGAGGAGTACGAGGACGTCCTCGGGGGCGAGAGTCGGTTCCTCCGCCTCGTCGACTGCGTGAGTTCCCAGAGCGGGAGCGCGACGGGCGGCGACCGCGTGCGGTACGTGTCCTCGCCCAGCGACCTCACCGGCATGGGCATCGAGTTCTCGGAGGTCGCGCAGAACGCCGGTGACGCCGGCGTCTCGGGGCTGCGCGTCGGGTTCGACTCGCTGTCCCCGCTCCTGATGTACGTCGACCTCCAGCGGCTGTTCCGGTTCCTGCACGTGTTCACGAGCCAGATTCAGTCACAGAACTGGCTCGGCGTGTTCTCCGTCGACCCGGAGAGCCACGACGACCAGACCATCAACACCATCAGTCAACTGTTCGACGGCGTCCTGGAACTCCGCTTGACCGACGACGGCGACCGTGAGGCGCGCGTCCGCGGCGTCACGGCTTCGCCGACCGGCTGGGTGGCGCTGTCGTGA
- a CDS encoding MarR family transcriptional regulator yields MTATDELVQDLPPSAKLVLKVLEYNGGLTQKQIVENSRLSQRTVRDALDRLQEADVVEKDIYIPDARQNLYRLSIEDESEAETDEQEQAAEAEVVLD; encoded by the coding sequence ATGACCGCGACCGACGAACTCGTTCAGGACCTGCCGCCGAGTGCGAAACTCGTGTTGAAGGTGCTGGAATACAACGGTGGACTGACCCAGAAACAGATCGTCGAGAACTCGCGGCTGTCCCAGCGCACCGTGCGGGACGCGCTCGACCGCTTGCAGGAGGCCGACGTGGTCGAGAAGGATATCTACATCCCGGACGCCCGACAGAACCTCTACCGGCTCTCCATCGAGGACGAATCGGAGGCAGAGACCGACGAACAAGAGCAGGCGGCGGAAGCGGAAGTCGTCCTCGACTAG
- a CDS encoding cryptochrome/photolyase family protein, whose product MTTVWVLGDQLSRRRGPLADDPDRVLLVEARAFAERRRYHPQKLALVFTAMRRLRDELRADGVDVVYERCETFGEGLDAYFDTHPGDELVVQRPPAHGAADRLRDLVESRGGSLRVVRNRNFLTTREQFDGWLGDPPFEHETFYRAVRRETGYLMDGDDPEGGEWNYDDRNRETPPDDYESPPLPAFEYGDHLADVQEWVREDVETWGDLQGFNWPVTRAQAERALDDFVENRLPDFGPYQDALLADDWHLDHSLLSSALNIGLLDPDEVVERAIAAYRERDGVPLHSVEGFVRQVLGWREFMRHVYDREMPGLASANQLGAERDLPPLYWDPDATEMACLSSSVGHVYDRGYAHHIERLMLLSNFALTYGATPQALNEWFYGGFVDAYHWVVTPNVVGMGAFGTDAFTSKPYASSANYVNRMSDHCGGCRYDPDATTGERACPFNSLYWDFLAEHEDRLRSNHRMGLVYSHLDDKRDAGDLAAIRKRARAVRDAAASGDL is encoded by the coding sequence ATGACCACCGTCTGGGTGCTCGGCGACCAGTTGTCGCGGCGGCGCGGCCCGCTCGCGGACGACCCCGACCGCGTCCTGCTGGTGGAGGCGCGGGCGTTCGCCGAGCGTCGGCGCTACCACCCGCAGAAGCTCGCGCTCGTGTTCACCGCGATGCGCCGTCTGCGGGACGAACTCCGCGCGGACGGCGTGGACGTCGTCTACGAGCGCTGCGAGACGTTCGGCGAGGGGTTAGACGCGTACTTCGACACACACCCGGGCGACGAATTAGTCGTCCAGCGCCCGCCCGCGCACGGCGCCGCCGACCGCCTCCGCGACCTCGTAGAATCTCGGGGCGGGAGCCTGCGCGTCGTCCGAAATCGGAACTTCCTGACGACGCGCGAGCAGTTCGACGGCTGGCTGGGCGACCCGCCGTTTGAACACGAGACGTTCTACCGGGCGGTGCGCCGGGAGACCGGCTACCTGATGGACGGCGACGACCCGGAGGGCGGCGAGTGGAACTACGACGACCGGAACCGCGAGACGCCGCCCGACGACTACGAGTCGCCGCCGCTTCCCGCGTTCGAGTACGGCGACCACCTCGCCGACGTGCAGGAGTGGGTTCGCGAGGACGTGGAAACGTGGGGCGACCTCCAGGGGTTCAATTGGCCCGTGACGCGGGCGCAGGCGGAGCGCGCGCTCGACGACTTCGTCGAGAATCGGCTCCCGGACTTCGGCCCGTATCAGGACGCACTCCTCGCCGACGACTGGCACCTCGACCACAGTCTGCTCTCCTCGGCGCTGAACATCGGCTTGCTCGACCCGGACGAAGTGGTCGAGCGCGCGATTGCCGCGTACCGCGAGCGCGACGGCGTGCCCCTGCACTCCGTCGAGGGGTTCGTCCGGCAAGTCCTCGGCTGGCGGGAGTTCATGCGCCACGTCTACGACCGCGAGATGCCCGGACTGGCGAGCGCGAACCAACTCGGCGCCGAGCGCGACCTTCCCCCGCTCTACTGGGACCCCGACGCCACCGAGATGGCGTGCCTATCGTCGTCGGTCGGCCACGTCTACGACCGCGGGTACGCCCACCACATCGAGCGCCTGATGCTCCTCTCGAACTTCGCGCTGACGTACGGCGCCACGCCGCAGGCGCTCAACGAGTGGTTCTACGGCGGGTTCGTGGACGCCTACCACTGGGTCGTCACGCCGAACGTCGTCGGTATGGGCGCGTTCGGCACGGACGCGTTCACCTCGAAGCCGTACGCGTCCTCGGCGAACTACGTGAACCGGATGAGCGACCACTGCGGGGGCTGTCGGTACGACCCCGACGCGACGACGGGAGAGCGCGCCTGCCCGTTCAACAGCCTCTACTGGGACTTCCTCGCGGAACACGAGGACCGCCTGCGCTCGAACCACCGGATGGGCCTCGTCTACTCGCATCTGGACGACAAGCGCGACGCCGGCGACCTCGCCGCGATTCGGAAGCGCGCGAGGGCCGTGCGGGACGCTGCCGCCTCGGGCGACCTGTGA
- a CDS encoding aldo/keto reductase encodes MEYTTLGDTGMEVSKICLGCMSFGSPDWRPWVLDEEESRPVIERAIELGVNFFDTANMYSDGESERVLGNVLADYDRDEFVVATKGYFQMDEDDPNSGGLSRKAIEQELSNSLDRLGMETIDLYQTHRWDYDTPIEQTLAALDDAVRRGQVRYVGASSQWAHQFADALGASDALGYERFVTMQNHYNLVYREEEREMLPLCQKEGVGVLPWSPLARGYLTRPHEDVDATERGSTEEHLYEHPYREGGGPEINERVQELAAEKGVKMAQISLAWLFHKDWVDAPIVGTTSVEHLEDAVEALDIDLSASDIAYLEEPYEPVRVSGHE; translated from the coding sequence ATGGAGTACACGACGCTCGGCGACACGGGGATGGAGGTCTCGAAAATCTGTCTGGGCTGCATGAGCTTCGGGTCGCCGGACTGGCGCCCGTGGGTCTTAGACGAAGAGGAGTCCCGCCCCGTCATCGAGCGCGCCATCGAACTCGGTGTGAACTTCTTCGACACCGCGAACATGTACTCGGACGGCGAGTCAGAGCGCGTGCTCGGGAACGTCCTCGCGGACTACGACCGCGACGAGTTCGTCGTCGCGACGAAGGGCTACTTCCAGATGGACGAGGACGACCCGAACTCGGGCGGCCTCTCACGGAAGGCAATCGAGCAGGAACTGTCGAACTCGCTGGACCGCCTCGGGATGGAGACAATCGACCTCTACCAGACCCACCGGTGGGACTACGACACGCCCATCGAGCAGACGCTCGCCGCGCTCGACGACGCGGTGCGGCGCGGACAGGTGCGGTACGTCGGCGCGTCCTCCCAGTGGGCCCACCAGTTCGCGGACGCGCTCGGCGCCAGCGACGCGCTCGGCTACGAGCGCTTCGTGACGATGCAGAACCACTACAATCTCGTCTACCGCGAGGAGGAACGCGAGATGCTCCCGCTCTGCCAGAAGGAGGGCGTGGGCGTGCTGCCGTGGTCGCCGCTCGCGCGCGGCTACCTCACCCGGCCCCACGAGGACGTCGACGCCACCGAGCGCGGGAGCACCGAGGAACACCTCTACGAGCACCCCTACCGGGAGGGCGGCGGCCCCGAAATCAACGAGCGCGTGCAGGAACTCGCCGCCGAGAAGGGCGTGAAGATGGCCCAAATATCGCTCGCGTGGCTGTTCCACAAGGACTGGGTGGACGCCCCCATCGTCGGCACGACGAGCGTCGAACACCTCGAAGACGCCGTCGAAGCGCTCGACATCGACCTCTCGGCGTCGGACATCGCGTACCTCGAAGAGCCCTACGAGCCGGTTCGCGTCTCCGGCCACGAGTAG
- a CDS encoding VOC family protein, producing the protein MSGIVFFRTAEREAVVDFYRERLGFETWVDQDGCTILRHDDLKLGFCDGDESETEGIVTLYYDTREEVDAARERLDDVATDDPRENEQYDIYQFFGEDPEGRTLEFQTFLHDLPE; encoded by the coding sequence GTGAGCGGCATCGTCTTCTTTCGCACCGCCGAGCGCGAGGCGGTCGTCGACTTCTACCGCGAGCGACTCGGCTTCGAGACGTGGGTCGACCAGGACGGCTGTACGATTCTCCGCCACGACGACCTGAAACTCGGGTTCTGCGACGGCGACGAGTCCGAGACCGAGGGCATCGTCACGCTGTACTACGACACTCGCGAGGAGGTCGACGCGGCCCGCGAGCGCCTCGACGACGTGGCGACCGACGACCCCCGCGAAAACGAGCAGTACGACATCTACCAGTTCTTCGGCGAGGACCCCGAGGGGCGAACGCTGGAGTTCCAGACGTTCCTCCACGACCTCCCCGAGTAG
- a CDS encoding heavy metal translocating P-type ATPase: protein MTQRTVHVDVGGMTCANCASTVSDAVRAVDGVTDADVNFATDGGTVTYDADEATLGEIFDAIEDAGYDPVTGELSISVQGMTCANCASTIEDALADVPGVVDATANYATDDVRVTYNPGDFDREDAYAAIEDAGYDPVRESGDAGADRDAADAARNEELHRQRRLTLFGAALSAPLVFFIAEKFLLGGSVLPETLSLFGTEVAFGWVQFALATPVYLVLGKEFLVNSYKALVRNRTANMDVLIALGSTTAYVYSVVALLELLPKAGLYFDTAALILVFITLGNYLEARSKSQAGDALRELLEMEADTARVVREDGTEEEIPLADVAVGDRLKVKPGEQIPTDGVVVEGESAVDESMVTGESVPVSKESGDEVVGSTINENGVLVVEATKVGEDTAIQQIVQTVEEAQSRQPDIQNLADRISAYFVPAVIANAAFWAVVWYAFPGALADVVNALPVWGLVGGGPAAVGAFEFAIVVFASAVLIACPCALGLATPAATMVGTSIGAKNGVLFEGGDVLERVRDVDSVVFDKTGTLTEGEMELTDVVVVNGARADGGETADGGVVEREIDESFVLRVAASAERNSEHPLADAIVAGAEERGVDLADTEDFENVPGHGVRATVDGETVLVGNRKLLEDEGVDPSPAEDDLERLEREGKTAMLVAYGGRVVGVVADADTVKESAASAVTALRERGLDVHMITGDNERTARAVAEEVGVDPANVRAGVLPDEKADAVDAIQADGSKAMMVGDGVNDAPALAAAFVGVAIGSGTDVAIEAADVTLMRDDPEDVLKAIRVSEGTLAKIKQNLFWALGYNTAMIPLASLGLLQPVLAAVAMAISSVSVLTNSLLFRRYTPDEDYRLLGR, encoded by the coding sequence ATGACCCAGCGTACTGTCCACGTCGACGTCGGCGGGATGACGTGTGCGAACTGCGCGTCAACGGTGAGCGACGCCGTGCGCGCGGTCGACGGCGTCACCGACGCGGACGTGAACTTCGCGACGGACGGCGGCACAGTCACGTACGACGCCGACGAGGCGACGCTCGGCGAGATATTCGACGCCATCGAGGACGCGGGCTACGACCCCGTCACCGGCGAACTGTCCATCTCGGTGCAGGGGATGACGTGTGCGAACTGCGCGTCCACCATCGAGGACGCGCTCGCGGACGTGCCGGGCGTCGTCGACGCCACCGCGAACTACGCCACCGACGACGTCCGCGTCACGTACAATCCCGGCGACTTCGACCGCGAGGACGCCTACGCCGCCATCGAGGACGCGGGCTACGACCCGGTCCGGGAGTCCGGCGACGCGGGCGCCGACCGCGACGCGGCAGACGCCGCCAGGAACGAGGAACTCCATCGCCAGCGCCGCCTCACGCTGTTCGGCGCCGCGCTCTCCGCGCCGCTCGTGTTCTTCATCGCGGAGAAGTTCCTGCTCGGCGGGAGCGTGCTCCCCGAGACGCTGTCGCTGTTCGGCACTGAGGTGGCGTTCGGGTGGGTGCAGTTCGCGCTCGCGACGCCCGTCTACCTCGTGCTCGGGAAGGAGTTCCTCGTGAACTCCTACAAGGCGCTCGTGAGGAACCGGACGGCGAACATGGACGTGCTCATCGCGCTCGGCTCCACGACGGCGTACGTCTACTCTGTCGTCGCGCTCCTCGAACTCCTCCCGAAGGCGGGGCTCTACTTCGACACCGCCGCGCTCATCCTCGTGTTCATCACGCTCGGGAACTACCTCGAAGCGCGCTCGAAGAGCCAGGCCGGCGACGCGCTCCGCGAACTCCTCGAAATGGAGGCGGACACCGCCCGCGTCGTCCGCGAGGACGGCACCGAGGAGGAGATTCCCCTCGCCGACGTGGCCGTGGGCGACCGCCTGAAGGTCAAGCCCGGCGAGCAGATTCCCACGGACGGCGTGGTCGTCGAGGGCGAGTCCGCGGTCGACGAGTCGATGGTCACCGGCGAGTCCGTCCCCGTCTCGAAGGAGTCCGGCGACGAGGTGGTCGGCTCCACTATCAACGAGAACGGCGTGCTCGTCGTCGAGGCGACGAAGGTCGGCGAGGACACCGCCATCCAGCAGATCGTCCAGACCGTCGAGGAAGCACAGTCCCGCCAGCCCGACATCCAGAACCTCGCCGACCGCATCTCAGCGTACTTCGTGCCCGCGGTCATCGCGAACGCGGCGTTCTGGGCGGTCGTCTGGTACGCCTTCCCCGGCGCGCTCGCTGACGTGGTGAACGCGCTCCCGGTGTGGGGGCTGGTCGGCGGCGGACCCGCCGCCGTCGGCGCCTTCGAGTTCGCAATCGTGGTGTTCGCGTCCGCCGTCCTCATCGCGTGTCCCTGCGCGCTCGGCCTCGCGACGCCCGCCGCGACGATGGTCGGGACGAGCATCGGCGCGAAAAACGGCGTCCTCTTCGAGGGCGGCGACGTGCTCGAACGCGTCAGGGACGTGGACAGCGTCGTCTTCGACAAGACGGGGACGCTCACCGAGGGCGAGATGGAACTCACCGACGTCGTGGTCGTGAACGGCGCGCGCGCCGACGGCGGCGAAACCGCGGACGGCGGCGTCGTCGAGCGGGAAATCGACGAGTCGTTCGTCCTCCGGGTCGCCGCGAGCGCCGAGCGCAACAGCGAACACCCGCTCGCGGACGCCATCGTCGCGGGCGCCGAGGAGCGCGGCGTCGACCTCGCTGACACCGAGGACTTCGAGAACGTCCCCGGGCACGGCGTGCGAGCGACCGTCGACGGCGAAACCGTGCTCGTCGGCAATCGGAAACTCCTCGAAGACGAAGGCGTCGACCCGTCGCCAGCCGAGGACGACCTCGAACGCCTCGAACGCGAGGGGAAGACCGCGATGCTCGTCGCGTACGGCGGTCGCGTCGTCGGCGTCGTCGCGGACGCCGACACCGTCAAAGAGAGCGCCGCGAGCGCCGTCACCGCGCTCCGCGAGCGCGGCCTCGACGTCCACATGATTACGGGCGACAACGAGCGCACCGCGCGCGCCGTCGCCGAGGAGGTCGGCGTCGACCCGGCTAACGTCCGCGCGGGCGTTCTCCCCGACGAGAAGGCCGACGCCGTCGACGCGATTCAGGCCGACGGCTCGAAGGCGATGATGGTGGGGGACGGCGTGAACGACGCGCCCGCGCTCGCCGCCGCGTTCGTCGGCGTCGCCATCGGCTCCGGCACCGACGTCGCCATCGAGGCGGCGGACGTGACGCTGATGCGCGACGACCCCGAGGACGTCCTGAAGGCCATCCGCGTCAGTGAGGGGACACTCGCGAAGATAAAGCAGAACCTCTTCTGGGCGCTCGGCTACAACACCGCGATGATTCCGCTGGCGTCGCTGGGCCTGCTTCAGCCGGTGCTCGCCGCCGTCGCGATGGCGATTTCGAGCGTGAGCGTGCTGACGAACAGCCTCCTGTTCAGGAGATACACGCCCGACGAGGACTACCGCCTCCTGGGCCGATAG